A section of the Chloroflexota bacterium genome encodes:
- the ribD gene encoding bifunctional diaminohydroxyphosphoribosylaminopyrimidine deaminase/5-amino-6-(5-phosphoribosylamino)uracil reductase RibD, whose product MWRRRGRRPPPVQRLSQWRGLGPLQPLDFLNAAAASGREWLGRTSPRPAVGAVVVRDGQIIGQSATAPGTGPHAEAQALEQAGALARGADLYTTLEPCRHHGQTPPCTEAIVAAGIGRCFYAYPDPNPAATGGAHELAAAGVETARVAGCDAAFDGLKGYLHHTRTGRPWVIAKWAMSLDGRVALPAGQRGYLSSPQSLSLVHRRRAEVDAIVVGSGTVLADDPRLTVRAGIAVNRQPLRVVLDGRARLPADAAMLGMPGKTICFVGAAAPPERCAALVESGCFVQIQDDPPRADPNAVLQRLGAMGVQSALLEGGPTTIGSFLAAQLINEIEVFLCPVLVGDPASPVALRGLPEGFLSPGLELLESGTVGPDLWLRARPRGSIDWDGETQPERTGA is encoded by the coding sequence ATTTGGCGGCGGCGGGGCAGGCGCCCCCCGCCGGTTCAACGACTGTCGCAATGGCGTGGACTAGGACCCTTGCAGCCACTTGACTTCCTGAATGCCGCTGCCGCCAGCGGGCGTGAGTGGCTCGGCCGGACCAGCCCGCGTCCCGCGGTCGGAGCGGTGGTTGTTCGGGACGGCCAGATCATCGGACAGTCGGCCACCGCGCCGGGGACCGGTCCGCACGCCGAGGCCCAGGCGCTAGAGCAGGCGGGCGCCCTGGCGCGCGGCGCCGATCTGTACACGACCCTCGAGCCATGCCGTCACCACGGCCAGACTCCCCCGTGCACCGAAGCCATCGTGGCGGCCGGAATCGGGCGTTGTTTCTATGCGTATCCGGACCCCAATCCGGCCGCCACCGGCGGAGCGCATGAACTTGCCGCCGCCGGAGTCGAGACGGCCCGGGTTGCGGGCTGCGACGCGGCCTTTGACGGTCTCAAGGGTTACCTTCACCACACCCGAACTGGGCGACCTTGGGTGATTGCCAAGTGGGCGATGTCGCTGGACGGCCGCGTGGCGCTGCCGGCCGGCCAACGAGGGTACCTGAGCTCTCCCCAGTCGCTGTCGCTGGTGCATCGCCGTCGCGCGGAAGTCGACGCAATAGTGGTCGGTTCCGGCACGGTCCTGGCCGACGACCCTAGGCTTACGGTCCGTGCCGGCATAGCGGTTAACCGGCAACCGCTGCGGGTTGTGTTGGACGGGCGGGCCCGCCTGCCGGCGGATGCGGCGATGCTGGGAATGCCCGGCAAAACTATCTGCTTCGTGGGAGCGGCCGCTCCGCCGGAGCGGTGCGCGGCCCTGGTCGAGAGCGGCTGTTTCGTGCAAATTCAGGACGATCCGCCGCGGGCTGACCCTAACGCGGTGCTCCAGCGATTGGGTGCCATGGGAGTCCAGTCGGCCCTGTTGGAAGGCGGGCCGACCACGATAGGTTCCTTTCTGGCCGCGCAATTGATCAACGAGATCGAAGTGTTCCTCTGCCCGGTCCTGGTCGGGGATCCGGCGTCGCCGGTAGCGCTCCGGGGCTTGCCGGAGGGATTCTTGTCGCCGGGATTGGAATTGCTGGAGAGCGGAACGGTCGGACCCGATCTCTGGTTGCGGGCTCGACCCCGCGGTTCAATCGACTGGGACGGCGAAACGCAGCCCGAGCGAACCGGCGCTTGA
- a CDS encoding riboflavin synthase, whose amino-acid sequence MFTGLVEEVGRVERARSGAGLMRLSLRASFVDELQVGESVAVAGACLTVVEIESGRFTVEIVDETRRRTNLGTLQTGRTVNLERALRADSRLGGHFVQAHVDCTATVRAIDPDGESQLITFSHPPQYRKQIVEKGYVAVDGVSLTVVESGPDWFKVALIPHTRSVTTLGELTLGTNCNLETDVLAKYVVALAESTATGL is encoded by the coding sequence ATGTTTACTGGTCTGGTCGAAGAGGTTGGAAGGGTCGAACGGGCACGCAGCGGAGCGGGCTTGATGCGACTCTCGCTACGGGCCAGCTTCGTGGACGAGCTCCAGGTGGGCGAGAGCGTTGCGGTTGCCGGCGCCTGCCTGACGGTGGTGGAGATCGAGAGTGGCAGATTCACGGTTGAAATCGTCGACGAGACTCGTCGCCGCACCAACTTGGGAACCCTGCAAACCGGCCGAACGGTAAATCTCGAACGGGCCCTTCGGGCCGACTCCCGCCTTGGCGGGCATTTCGTCCAGGCGCACGTGGATTGCACTGCCACGGTCCGGGCAATCGACCCCGACGGGGAGTCGCAACTTATAACCTTTTCGCACCCACCGCAATACCGCAAGCAGATCGTGGAGAAGGGTTACGTGGCAGTGGACGGAGTGAGCCTGACCGTGGTCGAATCCGGCCCGGACTGGTTCAAGGTCGCGTTGATCCCGCATACGCGGTCGGTAACGACCCTCGGTGAATTGACTCTGGGGACAAACTGCAATCTGGAGACGGACGTGCTGGCAAAGTACGTGGTCGCGCTGGCCGAATCCACCGCAACCGGTCTATGA